In Salmo salar chromosome ssa14, Ssal_v3.1, whole genome shotgun sequence, the sequence tcatcatcattatcatcatcatcctcctcctcagtgTGCTCTTCCTCCCCTTCTGGTTCAAGAGGGGGGAGGGGCTCAGCTGGAGGGTGAATACACACAGAGCAGGGAGTAGTTTGGGCCTGTGGCTGCACAAACACTCTTCCTCCTGCCCCACAAAACATCATCATAATTTTTCAGCAGTCATGCAAAAAAGATCAAACATTGGTGCAAAGTTAGATTCTCCATGTTTCAATCTACCAATCTATCTAtaccaacccactgggcacagatgtcaattctacgtctattccatgttggttcaacatcatttcattgaaatgacgtagaaacaactttgattcaaccaacgtgtgcccagtgggaatgcTCTTCTACTCTAGTAGTCCTGTCATATTCTACTGACCTGTAACAGCTGAAGCCAACTGCTGTGGTTTCTTACTGTCCTTCATCTTCAGGTCTTGGCTGAGGATCACAGGCGGTCCAGCGAACCCAACACTAATGTTATTCACACCTCCTGCACAGAGCACTTTGAATCTCCCAGGTGGAGTGACCTGGGTGAAAAATGAATTAGATATACAGACTAATAAAAGATAAATGCAATAGCTTAGAGTtttctttttgggggggttagGGTTTTTTGCTTTCTTAGTGTTGATTTACTGACCTTCATAGGATTTGATACTGCTTGTGTAGGAAGGCTACTTCTGAAAAAtaccaaaacacacactcacaaaaataTGTAAATGTTTGTATCACATCAACTTGTGATGTGCAACTTTCTATCATGGAAACTCAACACCATGTCTGATGTTTTTTTGATGTAGTTAGAACTGGTCTTGATGTTAATTCTTACTGGGGTGCGGCAGTACAATACTTGGCTTCCAGTGCTTCTAGaacaaaaacaagaaagggaGGGTGTCATAAATCCAGGTGAGAGTAGAATGGAAAGTACAGCTGTGGTTGTTTATTTCACCCTGTATACCAGATCTTTACACAGGCCTACATACCTTTAGGCATGTGTGTCTCAAGAAGTGCAGGGGCCACCTATATCAAAAGCAGGGAAAATATGAATATATGTATTTCATTGTTTGTTCACATACAAATTAAATATTTATCTGAAATAAAATAATCTTCCCAACATGTCTTGTTTCATCATGTCTTTGACAAAATAAACACTTTTACCTGCTTCTGTGGAACCTTGGAAGACTTCCCCACACATTCAAGTCTGGAAACAACAACATTAGACACTTTGACTGACAGCGAGCTAACGTCGTTACATGCAAGCACTCTCCCAACTGCATACGTTAATACTAGGCCTAGTTGATACATCTTGGAGATACAATGTCTCATTTGAAAAAAAGTGCCTGTCATATCAGCGATTCATTGTACAAGCACTGTGTTTGTCACATTGGCACATCATATTTGTAACCAATAACTCACGTTAactagctacgttagctagctactgtaatgcTCAGCTGAATAGCTTGCTGGCTCACCTGCTCATCTAGCCGATTATCGATTACTTCCAAACCACGAGCAGTCCGACAAAGTTTAACAATAAATATTTCTATATGAAACAATCTTTTACTTTGTATTATCGATGGAGTCgtagtaacattagctagctcacTGTGTTTATTGCAAGTTTAGGGGCTGCTCATAAAACATGAGAAGAGAAAACAAAGTCTCATTCCCATGACAACGGGTCAACTCCCTCCCCCTCACAGCCCCACGTGGGTGCCTTTGTGCTAAGTAACGAATACACTGCTGTTCTGTGATGTTGGTGCTTTTACTTGCTTTCTTGTCAACTGTCACACAAACCAAACATAAAGCCTAGGAACACCTCGCAAAACGTTTTGTCAAGGTGAAATAGGCCTGCAAGAATATCATGATAAAAGCTTATGATACTGTCCTGTCTTTctgttccctcccctctctcatgttttcatttaacctttatttaactaggcaagtcagttaacaacaaattcttctttacaatgacagcctaaatATGAAGTAGGCTATTGATAGCAAGTGCCCAGTTATAATTGTCCTTCCATTTGTGCATTTTTTTGGAGTGtttactgtgtttgtttgttgctGCTTCTCAGAGCTATGCTCGGGCACCTCCGCGCTCTACAAAGAACCTCACCCGCGTATGTGTATGTGCACGAGTACtcaatttattattttattaaatgAGATGTCTCAAATTGAAGTGTATCCCGGTTTGATTGAGAAAGTCCTGTGAATATTATATGACGTTAATTTATGATGCTTCTAGACTTTTATAGCCTTCAGTTGATATACTGAATGAGATTTGTATGTACTCCTGCTTGTTGAGGCAATGGTTTTGCCCAAGTTGTTGCCTAAGGTATTTCAACAGGCTTTGCCAGTTTTCTGTACACTCTAATGGGTTAGTGTCTGAAATGTAGGCTGTATTTTAACTCTCcacagtagcctaggcctaccagCCTATCCGTAGCATGTTTCCTTAGACCAATTGTTGTTGCAAGTGCTTTTTTCATTATTTGTTGACATTATCCACTgccaccatcactactatactatatttGTGTGAATAGAACCACCATTCTTTTTACCTTATCCTCTGtctcctgcctgcctacctgctgGACCGTAAGACACGTTTACCCTTTCACCAGGAGTtaagatatacacacacattcgCACACAAAAATCAATAGGCCATGGCCATGACAAGGTCTATCTCTGTAAGAGAGCAGGCTACAGCCTGGCCGTCTGCAGGTTTATCTATGTAAGAGAGCAGGCTACAGCCTGGCCGTCTGCAGGTCTATCTCTGGAAGAGAGCAGGCTACAGGCTGGCCGTCTGCAGGTCTATCTCTGGAAGAGAGCAGGCTACAGCCTGGCTGTCCAGGTCTATCTCTGGAAGAGAGCAGCTGTCTGCATTTAAACAGTACCACATCTTCTGCCTATCTCAGAGGCTTAGCTGCTGTACTTTAAATCAGTGTTTCTTTGCACCCCTCCCTCCGATGGTCAGCTGACAGAAATGTACTCAGTGCTCATGCTACTTGTAATCTAAGAGTAGAATCATAGCTTGCCAGTCCATGCTTTAAATATGGTTGATAAAGTCTGCTTTACAGCTTCTACTTGTTTGGCGGTTCTGTTGTTGTTTAACCTAATAACCTATAGGAGAAGATGAATTGATGTTGTTTCAGCTGATTGTATCAACTGTCAGCATTCTATACTTCCCTATTTCACTTTTCACCTGGTAGCCTATATATCtctcaacccccccccacacacacacacacacacacacacacacacacacacacacacacacacacacacacacacacacacacacacacacacacacacacagtggtgacaaggtaaaaatgattttgttctgcctctgaacaaggcccACTGTTAcctggccatcattgtaaataagaatgtgtacttaactaacttgcctagttaaataaaggttaaataaaaaaagtaaaaatatgtaTAGCTCCACATGTTCAAACTAGTAGAAAAGGCCTAGGCCTATCAGCATTTTGAAAAGTCTATTTAATAATACTTACCTTTGGATATTTTGTCCCAAATTTCCAACTGCATGAGGACCAACCCCTGGCTATACAAGGCACTTTAGCAGAAAATGCTAGCTTGCTATTAGGTCAGGAAGCAGGCAATGTCTTCAAGAGGAGAGTGGAGCTCGAACTTGGGCGCTAGTGTTATGTGCACAGGTATGCCCATCATCACACCTCATGGAGTGATAGGCAACTGAACACAACTCATACCTGAAAATCAACTCAATGGATACTTATCAGAAAATACGCACTCTTGTGGAATGTATCAGTaggcaactactatgattattattatttgaccatgctggtcatttatgaacattttaacatcttgaccatgttctgttaaaatatccacccggcacagccagaagaggactggccacccctcatagcttggttcctctctaggtttcttcctaggtttttggcctttctagggagtttttcctagggagtttttcctagccaccgtgcttctttcatatgcattgcttgctgtttggggttttaggctgggtttctgtacagcactttgagatatcagctgatgtacgaagggctatataaataaatttgatttgatttgatttgctagcCTACTCTATGGCATAGAGTAGCCTAGATATAAATTCCACCTTCGAGAAGGTAAAAGCTTTTGAGGGACAGGTCAGTTAATTTAccagccacagacacagaacTCAAGTCATTCTGTGCAAAAGAAAATGATGGAATATCAATATTATGTACTTTTAGATTGACATAAAACTGGGGCCTTAGAGAGTCTTCAATTTGCTCTGTTTGACAGCAAGGTAAAAACCTCATGTGGAGCGCTGTCAGTCAGCAGAAGGTTCAGCtccagacagggtagaggagctAGTCAGAGGCCCATTAGATTATTCATATGTGAAATAGAGGGCGGTGCCTCTGGAATGTACAGTGATTGAGTAGGTGAAGTTATGGAGATTGTAGTCCTATtagagagacgtgagagagacaGTTCCacgatttatttttattttatttaacctttatttatttaagtagtcaagtcagttaagaacaaattcttatttacaatgagggcctaccaaaaggcaaaagacctcctgcggcgacaggggctgggattaaaaaatatatatatataaatataggacaaaacacacatcacgacaagagagacaacacaacactacataaatagagacctaagacaacaacatagcaaggcggcaacacatgacaacacagcatggtagcaacacaacataacaacaacatggtagaaatgcaacatggtagcagcacaaaacatggtacaaacattattgggcacagacaatagcacaaagggcaagaaggtagaagcaacaatacatcacacaaagcagccacaactgtcagtaagagtgtccatgattgagtctttgaattatGATTTAGGGTTCTTTAATGTTGATTGAAGATTAACAAATGTCACTCAGCTGTGATTATCCAATTAACTGTCCATTTATCGATATAAGATGTGGTCTGGAAATAATAAACAGGATACAATGGCATCAATACTAAGATAAGGCACATATTAAATGAGCAATAACAAAACAAGATGTACAGCTCTCAtctgttataatattacaatGACTGAAACGAAAATACAAGTAGTTAGCAACAAGAAGACTAGTAATAACAGGCGAAAATGTAGCTAACAACattagatacactatatatacaaatgtatgtggacaccccttcaaatgagtgaattaggctatttcagccacacccgttactgacaggtgtataaaatcgtacacatagccatgcaatctccacagaaaaacattgacagtagaatggtcttacggAAGAGCTCATCgaatttcaacgtggcaccgtcataggattgcACCTTTCCAATAACtctgaatgagatgttcgacaagcaggtgtccacatacatttgttcATGTAGTGTAGCTACAAAAAATGCTGTAATAATAACTAAAATATTATTAAACTATTGACAACTTGTCAGTAAAACATGGGAAAAACAAATACTGTACTTACATTTCTGGTATTCACTCGCAGTGATTAATAAAATGGTTAGAAAATGTTAATTGTTTGCTAAGATATTATAACCAGAGACAAAATCCGTTATAGGTAGAAGGTTCTGCTGCATCATCATCAAGGATGGCTGAGAACTGCACCAGCTGGGCTACTGGTCGTAGGTAAGTCCGACCCTTGACCTGGATAACAGCAGTCCTAATGCGGCCATCAGCTCCAGGGTAAGTATGAGTCACCGTCCCAACAGGCCAGAGAGCTTGTGGGAGCTGAGAGTCCATGATGAGAATCACTTGATCCACAGTAAATTCCTTTTAACCCTTCCTCCACTTCTGCCTTTCCTGTAGACTTGGCAGGTAGTTGTGAACGAACTGGGGCCAAAAGTGATTGTTCAAGGACTTGGCTATGCCTCCAGCTGCATTTCTCTACGATACTACAGGAGTCATACAAAGCCTGAGGAAGAGATGGGTCATTGAGTACAAGGAGTTGGAGGCTCGGTGTAATGGGATCTGGGTCAACCACATCGGAGGAGATGTACCCGAGGAGTTTTGCGTTAAAGATTCCCTCCTCTTCGGTAAGCACAGTGCTGAGCATAGTTTCAGTGACGGTCTGTTCCTTGAGTATGACCTTGAGAGAAGTCTGCTGATTTCACCTCTCTTTTCCACGTCTCACCAAAGTGAGGAGCGCTTGGCGGGTTGAACTGGAACGTTATCTTCTGTTACCCAACTGTTCCTTTGGGTGGGGCCCATCGCCTTCAAAGGCCTCTCGCAGTTTTCGGTCTCCTCCAATGAAGTTTGTTCCATCGTCCGAAAGGAGCTTGAAGGACTTCCCTTGAAGTGCAATGAAGCTTCTTAAAGGCATGGGGAAAGCATCAGCATCCAAGCTCTCCAGGAGGTCTAGGTGGCTGCAGCGATAGGTCATGCATTTGTAGACAATGTCCCATCTCTTTTCGTTACAACGAATGGTCCGAAACAATTCACTCCGGTAGAGTAGAAGGGTGGCttctacagttgtggccaaaagttttgagaatgacataaatattaattttcacaaagtctgctacctaagtttgtatgatggcaatttgcatatactccagaatgttatgaagagtgatcagatgaattgcaattaattgcaaagtccctctttgccatgcaaatgaactgaatcccccaaaaacatttccactgcatttcagccctgccaaggCTTCACAGACAAGGataagggcttcacaggcaaggatattgctgccagtaagattgtacctaaatcaaccatttatcggctcatcaagaacttcaaggagtgcggttcaattgttgtgaagaaggcttcagggcgccaaagaaagtccagcaagcgccaggaccgtctcctaaagttgattcagctgcgggatcggggcaccaccagtacaaagcttgctcaggaatggcagcaggcaggcgtGAGTGAggagaagacttttggaggatggcctggtgtcatcTGCCTCGTGTGGGGATCTAGTTGTTGCCTTTCCATGTATCGAACTTGCTGATATCTGGGAGCTGAGGACTGGAACTGACAGACACATGTACGCAGAAGGCTGATTTCTTCAGTTCACTGTTGTTAGGCTCTGGGTCAGCAGAAGGCATTGATCGCCACTGATCTTCTGAGTGTTGGATGAACTCAAGGCCTTGGTGCTATCAATGCGGCCTTCGATGCGGACCTATTTCAAGGTCTTTCCCCAAGTGATGTCATCCGCCGTGTTGTTCGCGGGATCCACATACCTACAGTTGGCTACATCCGTAAGGTCCTGAATCTCTGCTACACAAGTTCCTACAAAGACCTTGTATCTACACAATTCTGACATGAGCCAATGAAAGACTGTGGTggaatcagaccagaggatgaCTGTCCAATGGGCAGGGTGAGTTCTGCTTGGAGGACGCTGGCCAGCTGAGCTCCAGTGAGGGCGGCACTCAGCTCCAAGCGTGGCATTGACAGCTGCTTCTTTAGTGCGACACGAGACCTGGCCAGAATGAAGGAGATGTGTACCTGCTTCTGTTCATCCACAGTCCGCATGTAGGCAACATAGCCATATGTGGAGGTCCCTGGTCGACTTTGGGGTGTCAGCCTATGGTGGCCCGTGACTTCTGGGGAGTTCCATCTGGACCAAGTCAGTAATCTCTTGTTCCCAGACAAGCCATTTATCCAGGAGGCTCTGAGGCTGAAAGGGCAACCTATTTCTTCTTTCCACAGGTCCTGGACGAGTACCTTGGCTTGGGTTGTGAAAGGCACGATGTATCCTAGTGGGTCGTATTGACAGGCGAGCACGCTGTATATATTCCTCATTGTAGGTTCGGAGCCCTCCACATTGCGGTGCTTGTATCCCATGGAGTCTCGGAGGCAGTTTCAACATTTCCCAAGGGTTTGCTCCTGGAGATCCATGCTACTGTG encodes:
- the erich2 gene encoding glutamate-rich protein 2 isoform X3; this encodes MSRLECVGKSSKVPQKQVAPALLETHMPKEALEAKYCTAAPHSLPTQAVSNPMKVTPPGRFKVLCAGGVNNISVGFAGPPVILSQDLKMKDSKKPQQLASAVTGGRVFVQPQAQTTPCSVCIHPPAEPLPPLEPEGEEEHTEEEDDDDNDDDGGEADDDEEEGYRAPLELMAEFLKSVMEKDFVLAKKLCQMILVYEPNNPEAKQFIPLIQERLAREQEEKSQDDDDDCSDSGDEDDSGSDQDSPQSSDSSSSSSSDEKEELERRHKPCPPSHLSP
- the erich2 gene encoding glutamate-rich protein 2 isoform X6; this translates as MSRLECVGKSSKVPQKQVAPALLETHMPKALEAKYCTAAPQSSLPTQAVSNPMKVTPPGRFKVLCAGGVNNISVGFAGPPVILSQDLKMKDSKKPQQLASAVTAEPLPPLEPEGEEEHTEEEDDDDNDDDGGEADDDEEEGYRAPLELMAEFLKSVMEKDFVLAKKLCQMILVYEPNNPEAKQFIPLIQERLAREQEEKSQDDDDDCSDSGDEDDSGSDQDSPQSSDSSSSSSSDEKEELERRHKPCPPSHLSP
- the erich2 gene encoding glutamate-rich protein 2 isoform X4, with the protein product MSRLECVGKSSKVPQKQVAPALLETHMPKALEAKYCTAAPHSLPTQAVSNPMKVTPPGRFKVLCAGGVNNISVGFAGPPVILSQDLKMKDSKKPQQLASAVTGGRVFVQPQAQTTPCSVCIHPPAEPLPPLEPEGEEEHTEEEDDDDNDDDGGEADDDEEEGYRAPLELMAEFLKSVMEKDFVLAKKLCQMILVYEPNNPEAKQFIPLIQERLAREQEEKSQDDDDDCSDSGDEDDSGSDQDSPQSSDSSSSSSSDEKEELERRHKPCPPSHLSP
- the erich2 gene encoding glutamate-rich protein 2 isoform X2; translated protein: MSRLECVGKSSKVPQKQVAPALLETHMPKALEAKYCTAAPQSSLPTQAVSNPMKVTPPGRFKVLCAGGVNNISVGFAGPPVILSQDLKMKDSKKPQQLASAVTGGRVFVQPQAQTTPCSVCIHPPAEPLPPLEPEGEEEHTEEEDDDDNDDDGGEADDDEEEGYRAPLELMAEFLKSVMEKDFVLAKKLCQMILVYEPNNPEAKQFIPLIQERLAREQEEKSQDDDDDCSDSGDEDDSGSDQDSPQSSDSSSSSSSDEKEELERRHKPCPPSHLSP
- the erich2 gene encoding glutamate-rich protein 2 isoform X5 gives rise to the protein MSRLECVGKSSKVPQKQVAPALLETHMPKEALEAKYCTAAPQSSLPTQAVSNPMKVTPPGRFKVLCAGGVNNISVGFAGPPVILSQDLKMKDSKKPQQLASAVTAEPLPPLEPEGEEEHTEEEDDDDNDDDGGEADDDEEEGYRAPLELMAEFLKSVMEKDFVLAKKLCQMILVYEPNNPEAKQFIPLIQERLAREQEEKSQDDDDDCSDSGDEDDSGSDQDSPQSSDSSSSSSSDEKEELERRHKPCPPSHLSP
- the erich2 gene encoding glutamate-rich protein 2 isoform X1; its protein translation is MSRLECVGKSSKVPQKQVAPALLETHMPKEALEAKYCTAAPQSSLPTQAVSNPMKVTPPGRFKVLCAGGVNNISVGFAGPPVILSQDLKMKDSKKPQQLASAVTGGRVFVQPQAQTTPCSVCIHPPAEPLPPLEPEGEEEHTEEEDDDDNDDDGGEADDDEEEGYRAPLELMAEFLKSVMEKDFVLAKKLCQMILVYEPNNPEAKQFIPLIQERLAREQEEKSQDDDDDCSDSGDEDDSGSDQDSPQSSDSSSSSSSDEKEELERRHKPCPPSHLSP